CGCGGCATCCCGTGGGTGCTCGACCCCACGGCGATCGGGCTCGCGCCGGTGCGCACCCCGATCGCCCACGACCTGTGCGCGCTCGGTCCGACGGTGGTGCGGGGCAACGCCTCCGAGATCCTCACCCTCTCCGGCGGGGGCCGGGGCGGACGGGGCGCCGACAGCACCGCCACCCCCGACGACGCGGCGACCGCGGCCCGCCGCCTGGCCCAGGGACGGTGCATCGTCGCCGTCTCCGGCGAGCGCGACCTCATCACCGACGGAGAGCGCACGATCCGCGTCACGGGCGGATCGGCGATGCTCACCCGGGTCTCCGGGACCGGTTGCCTCCTCGGCGGGCTGACCGCAGCGTTGCTGGCGGTCGCCGCCGGCGGCACGCAGGCGAAGGGGGTCACCCCCTTCGCCTGCGCCGTGGCCGCCACCGCGCTGCTCACCGTGGCCGCCGACCGGGTGGGCGCCATGGGCCCCGGGAGCTTCAGGGTGGCGCTCCTCGACGCGCTCGACGCGGTGAGCGCCGCCGAGGTGGGCGATGGGGTGGGTCTTGCATGGGAGTGACCGACTGGCGCCTCACCCTCGTCACCTCCGGTGACGGCCAGGCGACCGTGACGGCCGCCGCCGCGGCTGCCGCTGCCGGGGCGGGTGTGGTCCAGGTGCGCTGCAAGCACCTGCTGGCCGGCGACCTCCTCACCCTCGTCACGGCCGTCGCCGAGGCCGTCGCCCG
Above is a window of Janibacter cremeus DNA encoding:
- a CDS encoding hydroxyethylthiazole kinase; protein product: MTADLRAEVTTAIARVRERSPLVHGAIGSVTRALVADGLLAAGARPMLTENVAEAPTLVTVADALLINLGSLSADGMAGFVPTARAAHERGIPWVLDPTAIGLAPVRTPIAHDLCALGPTVVRGNASEILTLSGGGRGGRGADSTATPDDAATAARRLAQGRCIVAVSGERDLITDGERTIRVTGGSAMLTRVSGTGCLLGGLTAALLAVAAGGTQAKGVTPFACAVAATALLTVAADRVGAMGPGSFRVALLDALDAVSAAEVGDGVGLAWE